One window from the genome of Serinibacter salmoneus encodes:
- a CDS encoding isochorismate synthase, with product MSAPVTSATSAPVLTVATREIPDPGDLIAALPHPEGALAWVRRGEGFVAWGEAARFEGEGAGRMLDADAWWSAVTASAQVTDAVGLPGSGLLALGAFGFDDHTTRPGGLVVPRVVVGRRNTPAGMRAWVTTITPDGAAHPGPDATDATDATDAVVEPLTHPRDVTWSEGSLTAAEWMRRVAGAITRIRDGEAHKVVLARDVWATSAEPLDVRVLAARFAQAYSTTWTFAVDGLVGATPELLVRRERGLVASRVLAGTIRRTGDDEADLAHAAALARSSKDLEEHEFAVASLAESLEPFVASANVPEVPSVLHLPNVMHLATDVTGVLQADGEGRFPSVLRVAAALHPTAAVGGTPRAVAVSLVSEIEGMDRGRYAGPVGWLGADGDGEFCIALRCGSIDREDARRIRLFAGCGIVAASDPRAELDETEAKLEPMRQALLG from the coding sequence ATGTCCGCACCCGTCACGAGCGCCACCAGCGCGCCCGTCCTCACCGTCGCCACCCGCGAGATCCCCGACCCCGGGGACCTGATCGCCGCCCTCCCCCACCCCGAGGGCGCGCTGGCCTGGGTGCGCCGCGGCGAGGGCTTCGTCGCCTGGGGCGAGGCCGCCCGGTTCGAGGGTGAGGGTGCCGGCCGGATGCTCGACGCCGATGCGTGGTGGTCGGCCGTCACCGCCAGCGCCCAGGTCACCGATGCGGTGGGACTGCCCGGCAGCGGACTGCTCGCGCTCGGCGCCTTCGGCTTCGACGACCACACCACCCGCCCGGGCGGCCTGGTGGTGCCCCGGGTGGTCGTGGGGCGCCGCAACACGCCCGCCGGGATGCGCGCGTGGGTCACCACGATCACACCCGACGGCGCAGCACACCCAGGCCCCGACGCCACCGATGCCACCGACGCCACCGACGCCGTGGTCGAGCCGCTCACCCACCCCCGCGACGTGACCTGGTCTGAGGGCTCCCTGACGGCCGCGGAGTGGATGCGCCGGGTGGCCGGGGCCATCACGCGCATCCGCGACGGCGAGGCGCACAAGGTCGTCCTCGCCCGGGACGTATGGGCGACCTCCGCGGAGCCGCTGGATGTGCGGGTGCTCGCCGCGAGGTTCGCGCAGGCCTACTCCACCACGTGGACCTTCGCCGTCGACGGCCTGGTCGGGGCCACCCCGGAGCTCCTGGTCCGACGCGAGCGCGGCCTGGTCGCCTCGCGGGTGCTGGCCGGCACGATCCGCCGCACGGGCGACGACGAGGCCGACCTCGCGCACGCCGCCGCCCTGGCCAGGTCCTCCAAGGACCTGGAGGAGCACGAGTTCGCGGTGGCGTCGCTGGCCGAGTCCCTGGAGCCGTTCGTGGCCAGCGCGAACGTCCCCGAGGTCCCCAGCGTGCTGCACCTGCCGAACGTGATGCACCTGGCGACCGACGTGACCGGGGTGCTGCAGGCGGACGGCGAGGGCCGCTTCCCCTCGGTGCTGCGGGTGGCCGCCGCCCTGCATCCCACGGCGGCCGTGGGGGGCACGCCGCGAGCCGTGGCGGTCTCCCTCGTCAGCGAGATCGAGGGGATGGACCGCGGTCGCTACGCGGGGCCGGTGGGCTGGCTCGGGGCCGACGGGGACGGGGAGTTCTGCATCGCCCTGCGGTGCGGCTCCATCGACCGCGAGGACGCGCGGCGGATCCGCCTGTTCGCCGGGTGCGGCATCGTGGCGGCCTCCGACCCGCGCGCCGAGTTGGACGAGACCGAGGCCAAGCTCGAGCCGATGCGTCAGGCCCTGCTCGGCTGA
- a CDS encoding S1C family serine protease, with protein sequence MSEFTRRPDQDPQPEQQPHAQGPAQHPAQDARQDSTPAAAPSVADVTAQQPAAADPNPTLRIPVSQRPTFQAGAAYAWPQQQGQAQGPHYSPQPHAGQPQAGQHYAGQPYTGGAGGNSADQYAAYGQYAQQSHPQHGYAPSGDAHTQAEGAAPRRTKQRRQWPAVAAAAGLAAVLASGGTALATGAFSDTTSSGVFSSLGTTQQVAAAQSESVQWQALASQVRDSVVAIQVVTANGEGAGSGVVIDAENGYVVTNDHVVGDASTGGISVLLADGEIIEATIVGTDPTTDIAVIQLASVPEDLAEAAWGDSSSVLVGEDVMAVGNPLGLASTVTTGIVSAIDRPVSTTGESSTTAVVTNAIQIDAAINPGNSGGPLFNTAGEVIGINSSIASTSEDAGSIGLGFAIPSNQASDVAEQLIATGEAEHAFLGVTLSDGTATADGVTRAGAVVQSVSSDTPAEAAGLRAGDVIVGINAKTVEGAESLTGYIRQFSSGDEVTLTVVRDGAAIDVTASLVTIPADDVATEGDTETQDGYSGQAPEQGQLPEGLEGLEGLEGLEGLEGFGGLPFGGPGGNG encoded by the coding sequence ATGAGCGAGTTCACCCGCCGCCCCGACCAGGACCCGCAGCCCGAGCAGCAGCCGCACGCTCAGGGTCCCGCGCAGCATCCCGCGCAGGATGCCAGGCAGGATTCCACGCCGGCCGCCGCCCCCTCCGTCGCGGACGTGACGGCGCAGCAGCCGGCTGCCGCCGACCCGAACCCCACCCTGCGCATCCCCGTCTCGCAGCGACCCACGTTCCAGGCCGGTGCCGCCTATGCGTGGCCGCAGCAGCAGGGCCAGGCGCAGGGCCCGCACTACTCCCCGCAGCCTCACGCGGGTCAGCCTCAGGCCGGGCAGCACTACGCCGGTCAGCCCTACACGGGGGGAGCGGGCGGGAACTCGGCCGACCAGTACGCGGCCTACGGCCAGTACGCCCAGCAGTCCCACCCGCAGCACGGGTACGCCCCGTCCGGTGACGCACACACCCAGGCGGAGGGCGCGGCCCCACGTCGCACCAAGCAGCGCCGCCAGTGGCCCGCCGTCGCGGCGGCCGCGGGCCTGGCCGCCGTGCTCGCCTCGGGTGGCACGGCCCTGGCCACCGGGGCGTTCTCCGACACCACCTCCTCTGGCGTGTTCTCCTCCCTGGGGACCACCCAGCAGGTCGCTGCCGCGCAGAGCGAATCGGTGCAGTGGCAGGCACTCGCCTCCCAGGTGCGCGACTCCGTCGTGGCCATCCAGGTCGTGACCGCCAACGGTGAGGGGGCCGGATCGGGCGTCGTCATCGACGCCGAGAACGGATACGTCGTCACCAACGACCACGTGGTGGGCGACGCCTCCACCGGTGGCATCTCGGTGCTGCTGGCCGACGGTGAGATCATCGAGGCCACCATCGTGGGCACGGACCCCACCACCGACATCGCGGTGATCCAGCTGGCCTCCGTGCCCGAGGACCTCGCCGAGGCGGCGTGGGGTGACTCCTCCTCGGTGCTCGTGGGCGAGGACGTGATGGCCGTCGGCAACCCGCTGGGCCTGGCGAGCACCGTGACCACCGGCATCGTCTCCGCCATCGACCGCCCGGTCTCCACCACGGGCGAGTCCTCCACGACCGCCGTGGTGACGAACGCGATCCAGATCGATGCCGCGATCAACCCGGGCAACTCCGGCGGGCCGCTGTTCAACACGGCCGGGGAGGTCATCGGCATCAACTCCTCCATCGCCTCCACCTCCGAGGACGCGGGCAGCATCGGGCTGGGGTTCGCTATCCCCTCCAACCAGGCCAGCGACGTCGCCGAGCAGCTCATCGCGACCGGCGAGGCCGAGCACGCCTTCCTCGGCGTCACGTTGAGTGACGGCACCGCCACCGCGGACGGCGTCACCCGCGCCGGTGCGGTGGTGCAGAGCGTCTCCTCCGACACGCCCGCGGAGGCGGCCGGGCTGCGCGCCGGCGACGTGATCGTCGGCATCAACGCCAAGACGGTCGAGGGGGCGGAGTCGCTGACCGGCTATATCCGGCAATTCTCCTCCGGCGACGAGGTCACCCTCACGGTGGTGCGCGATGGCGCCGCGATCGACGTCACCGCCTCGCTCGTGACGATCCCCGCCGACGACGTGGCCACCGAGGGTGACACCGAGACGCAGGACGGGTACTCGGGCCAGGCGCCCGAGCAGGGTCAGCTGCCCGAGGGGCTGGAGGGCCTGGAGGGCCTGGAGGGCCTCGAAGGGCTCGAGGGCTTCGGCGGCCTGCCGTTCGGCGGCCCCGGCGGCAACGGCTGA